AAAAATACTTGGGCACTTGGCCGGCGGCGAGATTCATGTGCCAATGATGATAGGAGGGTAGCTATGTTTGTGATAAAAAATGAAGGTCTACAGCTAATGCCTGGTTCTAAAATCCTTAAGGCTGAAGAATATACTGCCATTGTTTCCATAGGCGATGCGATGAAAATGGCCAATGAAATTAATGCTAAGGTACTAAATCAGGCCAATGCCGAGAGCGATCGGTTGATTGCCGAGGCCAATGCCAGGGCTGAGAAGGTTGTAAATGAAGCCAATGTGCGCAGCGATAATTTAGTCCAGGAAACCAACGAGAAGGTCAGATTACTGGTGGAAGAGAGCAATGCCAAGGCCAAAAAGCTAATCGACGAGGCGGTGGCAAAACAAAATGAGATCTTGGCTTCGGCCAAGGCTCGCTACGAGGAGGAGGCCAAGAAGGGCCGCGAAGATGGTTATGCCAGTGGTAAACAAGAGCTTGCAGATAAGATGATGGAGATTGTTTCAAAGAATGCAGAGAATTTTGCTAAGTTTGAGAGTGAAATGGTCGGTATCGTTAGCAAGGCAGTCCAGCGAATAATCGGAGAAATCGATCAGAAGGATTTGATCACAAATATAGTGAAAACGGCTGTGAAAAATATCAAAAATCAAAAACAAGCTGTACTGAAAGTATCTGCTGCCGAAGCGCAAACCATAAGAGATCGGCTGGATGAAATCCTGGTAAATGGCGATGGCATAAAGTATCTAGAAATAAGTGCAGATTCTCGACTAAAAAGGGGGACCTGTGTCATCGAGACCGAGATTGGGGTGGTTGATGCTAGCTTAGAT
This window of the Puniceicoccales bacterium genome carries:
- a CDS encoding HrpE/YscL family type III secretion apparatus protein — protein: MFVIKNEGLQLMPGSKILKAEEYTAIVSIGDAMKMANEINAKVLNQANAESDRLIAEANARAEKVVNEANVRSDNLVQETNEKVRLLVEESNAKAKKLIDEAVAKQNEILASAKARYEEEAKKGREDGYASGKQELADKMMEIVSKNAENFAKFESEMVGIVSKAVQRIIGEIDQKDLITNIVKTAVKNIKNQKQAVLKVSAAEAQTIRDRLDEILVNGDGIKYLEISADSRLKRGTCVIETEIGVVDASLDVQMEAITKAITKALK